The window CATACAACATTACCTATGCATATCAAAATATGGAACTCTAGGACTCTATCTGTACAATCTCAGACTTTATCCAAGAATCACAACATATCCAATTTTGCATTTTGTAGTTATACGAAAACAATCTCAGTAGTGCCAATATTCATTACTCCTACTCATTTAAACCAATTTCAACTCAATCACAGTTAAAATTTCAGCTTAAATGACAAGAACCATCCATAAAAGAACAATATACTAAACAATTCCAAAGTATACTTCAGTAAAATCACAAACTGATTTACTAGCAAACTCAAATTATTTTATTGCAATGCTAACTATTTGAATCAATCAATCACAATACggaaaaaattgaattcagataaatcaaaaccaaaacaaactgaaatactaactaagaaaagatatTAGTATGCCATAACTAACTTAACTCAGGAAATATCCTACCACAGTAACATAAGCAACACTGCAGTTCCAAAGCCATCTCAAATCTGGTCACAATTACTCCCACTTGTCAAAAGCTTCTAAAATTCCCATTCTAGTAACATGTGCTTTAAACACATTGTTTGGCAAAGCTTTAGTAAGAGGATCTGCAATCATTTTCTCTGTAGATAAATGTAGAATTTATGtctctcatttcttcaccatttctctAACTTTAAGAAACTTCACATCCATTAGTCTTGAAGCCAAAGTTCTCTTATTGTTCTTGGAGAAAAAACACAGCAGCATTATTGTCACATAACATCTTTAAAGGCCTTTTAACCGAGTCAACAATTTTCATCTCAGCAACAAAATTTCTTAACCACACTGCCTGTTTCATCccttcaaaatatgcaacaAATTCAGCCTCCATTGTTGAAGTAGACACTATTGTTTGCTTAGCACTCTTCCAGGAGATAGCACCACCATTTAACATAAAGATATAACCTCCagttgattttctctcatctacATCCCCAACAAGATCTGAATCTGTAAACCCAATCAACTCCAAATTATCATCTCTGCCATAAACTAACTGATAAGCTTTTGTTTTCTGTATATATCTCAATACTTTCTTCGCAGCCACCCAATGAGATTCTCTtggatttgattgaaacctGCCTAATACTCCAACAATGAACGCTAAGTCAGGCCTTGTACAAATGTTAGCATACATGGTGCTTCCAACTAATGATGCATAAGGCTTCATCTTCATCAACTCAATCTCATTCTCATTCTTAGGACATTGATCTTTAGAAAACTTGTCACCTTTGTTAACTGGAACATCTGCCTTATTGCATTTCTCCATATTAAATCAGTTCAGCACCTTTTTAATGTATCCCTTTTGAGACAGTCCCAGAAGCTTTCTCTTTCTGTCTCTTGTTATTTCAATCCCCAGAACAAAATGTGCTTCCCCTaaatctttcatttcaaaatttttgcTCAAAATAGCCTTGGTTTCTTTAAGCAGTTGTATGTCAGAACTTGCAAGcagaatgtcatcaacatacaaaACCAGAAAAATGAACTTTGATCCTTTGTGTTTTAAATAGATGCAATCATCCATCTTGTTCTCAACAAAGCCATGAGCAGTCACTACCTGATCGAACTTGAGAAACCACTGCCTAGATGCCTGTTTAAAACCATAAATCGACTTATTCAGTTTGCAAACCATATGCTATTTCCCCATTTCAACAAATCCGGGAGGTTGCATCATATATATGTCTTCCTGTAAATCGCCATTCAAAAAGGCAGTTTTAACATCCATCTGGTGTAATTCCAGATCAAAATGAGATGTTAAAGCCCTGATGATCCTCATAGAGTCTTTGGAAGAAACTGGTGAGAACGTGTCATTGTAATCAATCCCCTCTCTCTGAGTGAAGCCTTTGGCTACTAATCGAGCCTTGTATCTCTTTATTCTCCCGGCAGCATCCCTTTTAGTTTTGTAAACCCACTTGCAACCTATTGGTTTGACATTTAAAGTAGAGTTCACAAGGGTCCAGACTTTATTCTTGGACATGGAATCCAACTCTTCCTCCATTGCTTTCTTCCATAATGCAACATGAGGACATTGAATTGCTTGTTGATAGGTAACTGGATCATCTATGTCACCTATATCAAATTCTGCCTCTTGGAGATAGACATAGTCAGCTAAAATAGCTAGTTTCTTGACTCTACTTGACTTCCTCAAATTCAATGTTCACTCTCATGACATGTATCTCCCTTAACATGAGAATTTTGAGCATTTGAGGATATATCTCGTGTATAAGGAGCATTATCATGTTCATTTTGTATTTCAGCACCTATTTCTTGTGCCATCTCCTCATCAAGGTCATCTTTCTCTGTATGAGTTCTAGGTATAGTAAGAGAAAACTTCCTCTGTAAGATTTACAATTGTATTGAATGAGATAATTCAGTTACACAGATGTGAATATATATAGCCTTAGCTACTTTAGGCTAGTTACAATAATACCCTCAACTACCTTAACTAATTACAAGTACTAATAAAACTAACTACACTTAGCTTTAACAAACTGTTTGTCACTAACTATATCATTCTCCCTAATACACCCCTTCAAGCTCAATGAGGAATCAGAGAGAATTCCAATTGGAAGCTTGGAATACAGAGAAGAAAACCGACTTTTAGACAAAAACTTGGTGTGAAGATCAGCCAATTGgtctttgataggagcatatttatgcgactgagttagcttgttctcatgcatttatgttgttatttcttagttaattatgtattttaagctatttttgtgtgtttgtaggtccataggccttataaagcaataagatttcatgcatcattacattgaatcattgcactcaattgcctcaccattccttgttccctccatcgtTTCAGATTCAtacatcattacattgaatcattgcactcaattgctacaccattccttgttccctccatcatttcagatttcatgcatcattgcactcaattgctacatcactccatgttcccctccattgccatgcacttcctctataaaaggaagtgtatGTAACATAAATTAAGTTCaatttttgcttgatcattcatccctatttcaatacaaccttcatctaAACACATCCATTaatctttacatccattcctccatacaaacaaaccttcaaacactcaccaacaccttgtgctgcagcatctgtcacatgcacactcagctttgcggaaatcacgggtagtttgtcgaagcgccgattctagatgtcgaagaggcacttgcttttccagatgtgtcagcgcctatcacatgcacactcagccttgcggaaattacggacaatctgttgaagatttcttatgaagtagaaggcacgtgaagttttctattaaatcatccaacggttgccgacaaaagtgaaagaatagtaccggttattaattcatataaatgtcgaccttcaccttccattgcaaggcagacatacataacccttcttcatctccgagaatgccttctcaacaaagcctctcgagtcactcaatgttccttattccctgggatacctctgcaaacaacccatcaaaagcaaaagtatttcatatcatgaaggttgaaagcaagagtatctcatatcatgctttctccctgtctttctcCTGGTCGTTGTTTTTCACCTGCGGGACaatgagaaaaagagcaatcaacCAGCAATGGGTATCAATCTTCGGTTCTGGAACCGACTGCgtagaaccccttcctgattacttacctagccttgctctcgagtactcattttcaacatcttatgcttcctcaagCTACCatatctgcctggggaacagataagggaagtgaagatgatacctcgaagcatgtggagataatgtgctaattcatcctcagctagggacaaggagaaagaaagcaaatggtcggcACTTGGATGCAGAAATGGTAGTTGTACTCTAAAATTACATTCTTTTAGCTGGGCCTTGATCAATGATGGGATCTATTTGAGGGTTTTGTGTCTCTCCAGCTTGTTGGGTTTCAGTGCTGTTCTCTGCTTCTGCAGTTGGGGCGGGAACATAGCCTGCTGGAAATGGTGGCGGTGGTGGGGCTGGTGGTAGCTGCATAAACAGTAGGATAATAAGGGCCTACTCCTAGTAATAGGTTGTGATCAGTTAATAATTACAAGCTTCCCAGAATATCCTCCGGTACGTTAGCTAACATTCTTACCCAGAAGTGCAATGCAATAATTCACTTCAAATAGGTGCATGGGAAAAGATATGTTTCAGTTCTATCATAGTTACCTTGCACTGTAAGGATTGAAGAATAAGGTCCACTCGCTTTACTTCCTTGAAGTCAATTGTCTCTTTGGTAACCTTTGATTCGAAGGCTGCAGCCTCATTTTCTGAATCAACAGCATCACAAAATTTAAACGAATTAGAAACCATGAACATTAAACTCATGGTGACActacaaaaacaagaaattaaTACAGAAAT is drawn from Malus domestica chromosome 14, GDT2T_hap1 and contains these coding sequences:
- the LOC139191143 gene encoding secreted RxLR effector protein 161-like, which translates into the protein MEKCNKADVPVNKGDKFSKDQCPKNENEIELMKMKPYASLVGSTMYANICTRPDLAFIVGVLGRFQSNPRESHWVAAKKVLRYIQKTKAYQLVYGRDDNLELIGFTDSDLVGDVDERKSTGGYIFMLNGGAISWKSAKQTIVSTSTMEAEFVAYFEGMKQAVWLRNFVAEMKIVDSVKRPLKMLCDNNAAVFFLQEQ